From the Vibrio alginolyticus NBRC 15630 = ATCC 17749 genome, one window contains:
- a CDS encoding propionyl-CoA synthetase, giving the protein MSSYEKEYLWAKNEPESFWRAQAENLDWFESPKTILKSDENGIERWFPDGVMNTCWLALDYHCEQGRGDNTALIYDSPVTGRKATYTYSDLRDQVAKIAGMLSAQGVEKGDRVVIYMPMIPEAAMAMLACARLGAIHSVVFGGFAPNELAVRIEDAEPKVIMTASCGIEINKVIPYKPMVDKAIMDSRWKPEKVFVFQRPECDAELKQDRDLDWQREYNQALPHGCVPVLATEPLYILYTSGTTGKPKGVVRDNGGHAVAMKYSMSAIYNVPQDGVFWAASDVGWVVGHSYIVYAPLIHGCTTILFEGKPVRTPDPGAFWRVCDEYKVDALFSAPTAFRAIKKEDPEGEHLKQYDLSNLKTIFMAGERLDPPTLEWVQSKADKPVIDHWWQTETGWAIAGNPTGVEMMPVKAGSSTKPIPGYQVEILNELGEAVGPNQQGFVALKRPLPPSCLPTVWRNHDRFETGYLSQFPGYYVSGDGGYLDEDGYLFIMGRIDDVINVAGHRLSTGEMEEIVGSHPAIAECAVVGIHDDLKGQLPLGFVVLKDGVKVDELDLEGELVGKVRSEIGAVACFKHALVVDRLPKTRSGKILRRTIRQIADGEKYTVPSTIDDPSSLNEIERVLRR; this is encoded by the coding sequence ATGTCTTCATACGAAAAAGAATACTTATGGGCGAAGAATGAACCGGAGAGTTTTTGGCGCGCTCAAGCGGAGAATCTCGATTGGTTTGAATCTCCTAAAACTATCTTGAAATCTGATGAAAACGGCATAGAACGTTGGTTTCCAGATGGTGTAATGAATACGTGCTGGTTAGCATTAGATTACCATTGCGAGCAAGGACGCGGTGATAATACTGCACTCATTTATGACTCGCCAGTGACAGGTCGTAAAGCCACGTACACCTATAGCGATCTACGTGACCAAGTAGCAAAAATTGCTGGCATGCTGTCTGCTCAAGGTGTTGAAAAAGGCGACCGAGTCGTTATTTATATGCCAATGATCCCAGAAGCCGCAATGGCGATGCTTGCCTGCGCGCGTTTGGGGGCGATTCATTCCGTAGTATTCGGTGGTTTTGCACCTAATGAGCTTGCTGTACGAATTGAAGATGCAGAGCCGAAAGTGATCATGACGGCGTCGTGCGGGATTGAGATCAACAAAGTCATTCCATACAAACCAATGGTAGACAAAGCCATTATGGACAGCCGTTGGAAGCCTGAGAAAGTGTTTGTTTTCCAACGTCCAGAGTGCGACGCTGAGCTAAAACAAGATAGAGACTTAGATTGGCAGCGAGAGTACAACCAAGCGCTGCCACATGGTTGTGTTCCGGTGTTAGCAACCGAGCCGCTCTACATACTTTATACATCGGGTACGACAGGTAAGCCGAAAGGCGTTGTGCGTGATAACGGTGGTCATGCTGTCGCGATGAAGTACTCCATGAGCGCAATCTATAACGTTCCTCAAGATGGCGTCTTTTGGGCGGCATCTGATGTGGGCTGGGTAGTAGGGCACTCTTACATTGTTTACGCTCCACTGATTCACGGTTGCACTACTATCCTATTCGAAGGCAAGCCTGTTCGAACACCGGATCCTGGCGCATTTTGGCGAGTGTGTGATGAATATAAAGTAGATGCGTTGTTCTCTGCACCAACGGCGTTTCGTGCGATTAAGAAAGAGGACCCGGAAGGTGAGCACTTAAAACAGTACGACTTGTCGAATCTGAAAACCATCTTTATGGCGGGAGAACGCCTTGACCCTCCGACACTGGAGTGGGTTCAGAGCAAAGCGGACAAGCCCGTTATTGACCACTGGTGGCAAACCGAGACGGGCTGGGCCATCGCGGGCAACCCGACAGGTGTCGAAATGATGCCAGTTAAAGCTGGTTCTTCGACGAAGCCCATTCCGGGTTATCAGGTCGAGATTCTGAATGAACTTGGAGAGGCTGTCGGGCCTAACCAACAAGGCTTTGTCGCATTAAAACGTCCGCTACCACCAAGTTGTCTGCCAACGGTTTGGCGTAATCATGACCGTTTTGAAACTGGTTATCTTAGCCAATTCCCAGGCTACTACGTGTCAGGTGATGGTGGCTATCTGGATGAAGACGGTTACCTGTTTATTATGGGACGTATTGATGACGTGATTAATGTCGCGGGACACCGATTGTCGACAGGTGAAATGGAAGAAATAGTAGGAAGCCACCCAGCGATTGCAGAATGTGCGGTGGTCGGTATCCACGATGATCTAAAAGGTCAGCTTCCACTTGGTTTTGTTGTACTGAAAGACGGCGTCAAAGTGGATGAGCTAGACCTTGAAGGTGAGCTTGTTGGCAAAGTGCGTAGTGAGATAGGTGCAGTTGCTTGCTTCAAGCATGCGTTGGTTGTAGACCGTTTACCGAAAACACGTTCAGGTAAAATTTTGCGTCGAACTATACGTCAAATAGCTGATGGTGAAAAATACACCGTTCCGTCAACGATTGATGACCCAAGTAGCTTGAACGAAATTGAGCGAGTGCTACGACGCTGA
- the queC gene encoding 7-cyano-7-deazaguanine synthase QueC, with protein MATTKALVVFSGGQDSTTCLIDALNTYDEVHAITFDYGQRHSDEIDIAIELGKQLNIKSHKVLDVKSINELAISSLTRDNIPVSNDLSDANVPNTFVPGRNILFLTYACIHAYQLGIQDIITGVCETDFSGYPDCRDNFIRSLNLSCNLGMDKAFNIKTPLMWLTKAETWALADKHNMLEFVQNNTLTCYNGIVGKGCGECPACLLRQSGLEEYLASK; from the coding sequence ATGGCTACAACAAAAGCACTTGTGGTTTTTTCCGGTGGGCAGGACTCTACGACCTGCTTAATCGATGCATTAAATACATATGATGAGGTTCATGCTATAACGTTTGATTATGGCCAGCGTCATTCAGATGAAATAGATATCGCTATCGAATTAGGTAAGCAACTTAACATCAAAAGCCACAAAGTCCTGGATGTAAAATCAATTAATGAGTTAGCGATAAGCTCGCTGACAAGAGACAACATTCCGGTATCTAATGACTTAAGCGACGCTAACGTACCCAATACATTCGTTCCAGGGAGAAACATTCTCTTTCTTACTTACGCATGTATCCATGCTTACCAGCTTGGCATTCAAGACATCATTACGGGAGTTTGCGAAACAGACTTTAGTGGTTACCCTGACTGCCGAGACAACTTTATTCGCTCTCTAAATCTCTCTTGCAACTTAGGTATGGATAAAGCCTTCAATATTAAGACTCCTTTAATGTGGCTTACTAAAGCAGAGACCTGGGCTCTAGCTGATAAGCACAATATGTTGGAGTTTGTCCAAAACAATACGTTAACATGTTACAACGGAATCGTTGGTAAAGGCTGTGGTGAATGCCCAGCGTGCCTACTGCGACAAAGCGGCTTAGAAGAATACTTAGCGAGCAAATAG
- a CDS encoding Cof-type HAD-IIB family hydrolase, with product MYKLIALDMDGTLLNSDKAISEENKQAIAKAREAGVTVVLASGRPLEGMQDKLDELNIHSDRDFVLYYNGSMVKNVGTNDIIHQQIIDGKAAKLVARKAEELGAYVHAFSQVHGLITNEHNPYTDIEAKINGLNVTEMNFESLEDDHPIIKAMMVAEPSKLTEVIAALPAEMREAFTVVQSAPFFLEFLNPASNKGIGVAAIAEYLGIKPEEVICMGDAENDHHMLKYAGLGIAMANAMEETKQIADYITASNDEHGVAKAIEKFVLNA from the coding sequence ATGTATAAACTGATCGCACTAGATATGGATGGCACGCTACTCAATAGTGATAAAGCCATTTCTGAAGAAAACAAACAAGCGATCGCAAAAGCTCGAGAAGCAGGCGTTACTGTCGTTCTCGCTTCTGGTCGCCCATTAGAAGGAATGCAAGACAAGCTCGACGAACTGAATATCCATTCCGATCGAGATTTTGTTCTTTACTACAACGGTTCGATGGTCAAGAACGTAGGCACAAACGACATCATCCACCAGCAAATCATAGATGGTAAAGCTGCAAAATTGGTGGCGCGAAAAGCCGAAGAGCTAGGTGCGTACGTCCATGCTTTTAGTCAAGTTCATGGTTTAATCACCAACGAACACAACCCTTACACCGATATTGAAGCAAAGATAAATGGCTTAAATGTCACCGAGATGAACTTCGAATCACTAGAAGACGATCATCCAATCATCAAAGCTATGATGGTTGCAGAGCCAAGCAAACTAACAGAAGTTATAGCAGCACTGCCAGCTGAAATGCGCGAAGCGTTTACGGTTGTTCAAAGCGCTCCGTTTTTCCTTGAGTTTCTTAACCCTGCGAGCAACAAAGGTATTGGTGTTGCCGCAATTGCCGAGTATCTGGGAATTAAACCGGAAGAAGTTATCTGTATGGGTGACGCAGAAAATGACCACCACATGCTGAAATACGCTGGCCTTGGTATCGCGATGGCAAATGCAATGGAAGAAACCAAGCAAATCGCTGACTACATTACGGCAAGTAATGATGAGCACGGTGTCGCTAAAGCTATAGAAAAGTTCGTGCTCAATGCATAG
- a CDS encoding helix-turn-helix domain-containing protein: protein MLFNNPLPARLKHARKQANLSQKALGIRIGMDDSSASARMNQYERERHTPDVKTLKLIADELNVPLNYFFCEDEITAELAVNLHKLSNDDKQRVLESTAQLIADAIATKSST, encoded by the coding sequence GTGTTGTTTAATAACCCACTCCCAGCCCGCCTTAAGCATGCGCGTAAACAAGCGAATCTGTCCCAAAAAGCACTGGGCATCCGTATCGGCATGGATGATAGTTCTGCAAGTGCAAGGATGAATCAATACGAAAGGGAGCGCCATACTCCCGACGTAAAAACGCTCAAACTTATCGCAGATGAGCTAAACGTGCCTCTAAACTATTTTTTTTGTGAAGATGAAATCACCGCTGAACTTGCTGTGAATCTCCACAAGCTGTCAAATGATGACAAGCAAAGAGTGCTTGAGAGCACAGCCCAGCTGATTGCGGACGCAATCGCCACGAAGTCGAGTACGTAA
- a CDS encoding trypsin-like serine protease, whose product MKLTKSLLALAVLPMFASADDLSQTQNHTIQPQIVGGVTADPRDWKFYTQIVSRYGNRSYCGASYIGNGYVLTAAHCVEGDSPSQIAVKIGGVVYNGSDGVRANVSEIHMHPAYRRATLSHDLAVLKLDSVPQGVSSVEIANGSLTQYASIGDWLSVAGLGRTSEGGSSPSRLQEVDVPLVSDMTCRQAGGNYTTVGEVSFCAGIPQGGIDSCQGDSGGPIVINRSGVITQLGVVSWGIGCARPGMYGVYSDIAAMRNFVDGVIGTATPPKENVSVGYTTEQTLASFNVGELQQHSFVIQNSGSTTFTVENVRAFASGVTDAAVIANDQCSQATLAMNASCRVDVEFGATQSGEARVALNFNVDKTSTQYQALVSAQAKTVTTPPTDSCTTVWQASLVYLKGDTVTWNGKVWQAQWWTQGDNPADSGPWGVWQKVGDANCKSN is encoded by the coding sequence TTGAAACTAACAAAATCGTTACTTGCTTTAGCCGTTTTGCCAATGTTCGCAAGTGCTGATGATTTGTCACAGACGCAAAATCACACTATCCAACCCCAGATCGTAGGCGGAGTAACTGCCGACCCACGTGACTGGAAATTCTACACCCAAATTGTTAGTCGTTATGGTAACCGATCGTATTGTGGGGCCAGTTATATCGGGAATGGTTACGTCCTGACTGCTGCACATTGTGTTGAGGGTGATTCTCCGAGTCAGATTGCGGTTAAAATCGGTGGCGTTGTTTATAACGGTAGTGATGGTGTTCGTGCAAACGTCAGTGAGATCCATATGCACCCGGCATATCGCCGCGCGACGCTTTCTCATGACCTCGCGGTATTGAAGCTCGACTCTGTGCCTCAAGGTGTTTCTTCAGTTGAGATTGCGAATGGTAGTCTAACGCAATACGCGAGCATCGGAGATTGGCTTAGTGTTGCTGGCTTAGGGCGAACTTCTGAAGGAGGAAGCTCTCCGTCTCGATTGCAAGAGGTTGACGTCCCACTTGTGTCGGATATGACTTGCCGTCAAGCCGGTGGCAACTACACAACGGTTGGAGAAGTGTCATTCTGTGCGGGTATTCCTCAAGGTGGGATAGATTCTTGTCAGGGAGATAGTGGTGGTCCAATCGTTATTAATCGCAGTGGTGTAATCACTCAACTTGGTGTGGTCAGTTGGGGAATAGGTTGTGCTCGTCCTGGTATGTATGGGGTTTATAGCGATATCGCTGCTATGCGCAATTTTGTCGATGGTGTTATCGGAACAGCAACACCACCAAAAGAAAATGTTTCTGTTGGATACACCACCGAACAGACACTGGCATCATTTAATGTTGGGGAGTTACAGCAACATAGCTTTGTTATCCAGAATTCAGGGAGCACCACCTTCACTGTGGAAAATGTTCGCGCGTTTGCTTCGGGTGTTACTGATGCAGCTGTTATTGCCAATGATCAGTGCTCTCAGGCGACGTTAGCAATGAATGCAAGTTGTCGTGTTGATGTTGAATTTGGTGCTACTCAGAGCGGAGAAGCAAGAGTGGCTTTGAACTTCAACGTTGATAAGACCAGCACACAATACCAAGCGTTAGTATCCGCTCAAGCGAAAACGGTGACAACGCCTCCCACAGATAGCTGTACAACTGTATGGCAAGCCAGCTTAGTGTATCTCAAAGGAGATACGGTTACTTGGAATGGTAAAGTTTGGCAAGCGCAGTGGTGGACTCAAGGTGATAATCCAGCAGACTCAGGGCCTTGGGGTGTTTGGCAAAAAGTAGGCGATGCGAATTGCAAGTCTAACTAA
- a CDS encoding bifunctional NUDIX hydrolase/phosphatase PAP2 family protein, producing the protein MLRQLLLLILCFILLPVSPISTAKATASEVKGALCIVRADDKLVLVHEVLTDKISLPGGTIIDGESPQVAAQRETWEETGIVVTVGEELGRTDTAVFYDCISDSDIIAFSMNNSLGGNELPIWFAPHYGVEVASAMLLSPSELPSSLYRYPEQWPQATQFFDQATKQSVSYVTQLIESAPSFRQVELAWLIDLQSWVGALSEKSYEVASQISKLVIDLTEPTVLLFLFPFAMMRFGSRFVYRLFFAISATSLMVLVAQQGFSLPRPHVYIPMMELTHSFGFSFPSLPIAVWFCVLTSLFHRTQYFGLNGTTAVFVFITLTVVLGKFFLGSAFILDMLFGALLGSLVAWHVLRLETNQDVNVDQVLSSKGVWFIMTAATAVISVIWPLPVFGRWLAILITASALVMTFKESKAHLDTRQMIFVTLALLLVDQLYLYSANIVSFSGLWSLVLSTLHYPLLMLLFMLLARKLTCENQPSKTLLD; encoded by the coding sequence GTGTTGAGACAGCTGTTATTACTCATCCTTTGTTTTATTTTGTTACCTGTTTCACCGATCTCTACGGCTAAAGCCACTGCGAGCGAAGTTAAAGGAGCGCTCTGTATTGTTCGCGCTGATGACAAGTTAGTGTTAGTTCATGAAGTATTAACGGATAAGATTTCTCTACCTGGCGGAACCATTATTGATGGTGAGTCTCCACAAGTTGCTGCTCAACGAGAAACGTGGGAAGAAACCGGTATAGTGGTTACGGTTGGAGAGGAGCTTGGCAGAACGGACACTGCGGTTTTTTACGACTGTATATCAGACTCTGACATTATCGCTTTTTCTATGAATAATTCTTTAGGTGGAAATGAACTGCCTATTTGGTTTGCCCCTCATTATGGAGTAGAAGTTGCGTCAGCGATGTTGCTTAGCCCATCTGAATTACCATCATCTTTATATCGTTATCCTGAGCAATGGCCACAAGCCACTCAGTTTTTTGATCAAGCTACCAAGCAATCAGTATCTTATGTGACTCAGTTGATCGAATCCGCGCCTTCATTTCGTCAGGTTGAATTGGCGTGGCTGATAGATTTACAGAGTTGGGTAGGGGCGTTGTCAGAAAAGAGTTACGAGGTAGCTAGTCAGATCTCGAAACTGGTTATAGACCTGACAGAACCGACGGTACTACTCTTTCTATTTCCTTTTGCCATGATGCGCTTTGGTAGCCGGTTTGTGTACCGACTCTTTTTTGCAATTAGTGCAACGTCGCTTATGGTGCTTGTCGCTCAACAAGGCTTTTCGTTACCGCGCCCACATGTCTATATACCAATGATGGAGTTAACGCACAGCTTTGGCTTTAGTTTTCCTAGCTTGCCTATCGCTGTGTGGTTTTGTGTTCTGACGTCCTTGTTTCATAGAACCCAGTATTTCGGTTTGAATGGAACAACGGCAGTCTTCGTGTTCATCACTCTTACAGTGGTGTTAGGTAAGTTTTTCCTCGGCAGTGCCTTTATTTTAGATATGTTATTTGGCGCGCTGTTAGGCAGCTTGGTGGCTTGGCATGTTCTTCGATTGGAAACAAATCAAGATGTGAACGTTGATCAAGTTCTAAGCTCAAAAGGCGTCTGGTTCATTATGACTGCGGCAACAGCGGTCATCTCCGTCATCTGGCCATTACCTGTGTTTGGTCGCTGGCTAGCAATTTTAATCACAGCATCAGCGTTGGTCATGACATTTAAAGAGTCGAAAGCACATTTAGATACTCGGCAGATGATCTTTGTGACGCTGGCATTGTTGCTTGTTGATCAACTCTATTTGTACTCGGCTAATATCGTATCGTTTAGCGGTTTGTGGTCATTAGTCTTGTCGACGTTACATTATCCATTATTAATGTTGTTATTTATGCTGCTTGCAAGGAAGCTGACTTGTGAAAACCAACCGAGCAAAACGTTGCTAGATTGA
- a CDS encoding GNAT family N-acetyltransferase translates to MTTFAIKPACFSDLELLNDLMFELHDEHHLQSPELFKTAEEIEQEKSIARYIDDPECLVYVAKQGDEIIGFISGHFCELISTVSQPVMMGSVDELYVLPEYRKQGTAQALINKIESTFSDYGAKQMFVEVWHFNQGAISLYEKQGFAHHIHYLRKPLNE, encoded by the coding sequence ATGACCACGTTTGCGATTAAACCTGCGTGTTTTAGCGACCTAGAGTTGCTCAACGATCTTATGTTCGAGCTTCATGATGAGCATCATCTTCAATCTCCTGAGCTTTTCAAAACGGCAGAGGAGATAGAACAAGAAAAAAGCATTGCTCGATATATTGACGACCCTGAGTGCCTTGTTTACGTAGCAAAACAAGGAGATGAAATTATTGGCTTTATCTCTGGTCACTTCTGTGAACTTATTTCTACCGTCAGCCAGCCAGTTATGATGGGAAGTGTGGATGAGCTCTATGTGTTGCCTGAATATCGAAAACAAGGTACGGCGCAGGCATTGATTAATAAAATTGAGTCAACGTTCTCTGATTACGGTGCAAAACAGATGTTTGTTGAAGTATGGCATTTTAACCAGGGCGCAATATCTTTGTATGAAAAACAAGGGTTTGCACATCATATCCACTATTTAAGAAAACCGCTGAACGAATAA
- a CDS encoding LysR family transcriptional regulator, giving the protein MNLKRFLTFKAIVEEGSFLKASQKLYCTQSTVTFQIKQLEQDLSLQLFEKIGRKMVLTQAGEKILPYVYELARVMENIEGTAQQENSEPTGELKVLVAETQLAYKMANVLKEFRIRAPNVRLSLQSQNCYQIRDELIADKADLGVFYRVGNDDTLKVHEFEQEPLVLVASPLLKGLDLKKREQHIDLGFISNGPKCLFRQMFESIIQERDISIDNMIELSSINTIKNCVESNIGISYLPRFTVEKELQEGSLQELEFTEFSQMIKPLCAYHAGKCVTPAMEVFIDCMRNEYERFSTQSR; this is encoded by the coding sequence ATGAATCTAAAACGCTTTCTTACTTTTAAAGCTATTGTTGAAGAAGGATCGTTTCTAAAAGCGTCACAGAAGCTTTATTGCACGCAATCAACCGTCACCTTTCAAATCAAGCAGTTGGAACAAGATCTGTCTCTGCAGCTGTTCGAAAAAATAGGGCGTAAGATGGTTTTGACTCAAGCAGGAGAAAAGATACTGCCTTACGTCTATGAACTGGCGCGAGTGATGGAAAATATTGAGGGAACAGCACAGCAAGAAAACTCGGAGCCGACCGGTGAATTGAAAGTGCTGGTTGCTGAGACTCAACTTGCTTATAAGATGGCTAATGTTTTAAAAGAGTTCAGGATCAGAGCGCCCAATGTCAGACTCTCTCTGCAATCACAAAATTGCTATCAGATTCGAGATGAGTTGATAGCGGATAAAGCTGATTTAGGTGTGTTTTATCGAGTAGGTAATGACGATACGCTCAAGGTCCACGAGTTTGAGCAGGAGCCACTGGTATTGGTTGCTTCACCGCTTTTAAAAGGGCTAGATTTAAAGAAGAGAGAGCAACATATTGATTTAGGGTTTATAAGCAATGGCCCTAAGTGCCTTTTTCGACAGATGTTTGAGAGCATTATTCAGGAGCGTGATATTAGCATCGACAACATGATCGAACTTAGCAGTATTAATACGATCAAAAATTGCGTTGAGAGTAATATTGGTATCTCTTATTTACCTCGTTTTACGGTTGAAAAAGAGTTGCAAGAGGGCAGTTTACAAGAGCTTGAGTTCACCGAATTTTCACAGATGATCAAGCCACTTTGTGCTTATCATGCTGGGAAGTGTGTGACGCCGGCGATGGAAGTCTTTATTGATTGTATGCGTAACGAGTATGAACGGTTTTCTACTCAGAGTCGGTGA
- the eamB gene encoding cysteine/O-acetylserine transporter codes for MTAIYTAFFTYVIITSITPGPNNILSLSIATQYGLKRSTKVISGMFCGYVVLMLLCGAFTYNMISLLPVITPWLTWIGAAYIVWLAWGLATSEIKTSSDNSKGISFLTGFGLQFVNVKIILYGITSISTFVLPHTQNIYWILATSLILALIALLSNVVWAVAGKLLQSQFQRYGKVINMSLAAALIYCATQLFT; via the coding sequence ATGACAGCCATCTACACCGCATTTTTTACTTACGTAATCATTACTTCAATTACACCAGGGCCAAACAACATTTTATCGCTCAGCATCGCGACGCAATATGGACTAAAACGCTCAACAAAAGTGATTTCGGGGATGTTTTGTGGCTATGTTGTTTTGATGCTACTTTGTGGCGCTTTCACGTATAACATGATCAGCCTCTTGCCCGTGATTACACCTTGGCTAACATGGATTGGAGCAGCTTATATTGTTTGGTTGGCTTGGGGGCTTGCTACGAGTGAGATCAAAACTTCATCGGATAATTCTAAAGGTATCAGTTTCTTAACAGGTTTCGGTTTGCAGTTCGTTAATGTGAAAATCATTCTTTATGGAATTACCTCTATTTCTACGTTCGTACTGCCCCACACTCAGAATATCTACTGGATCTTAGCGACTAGCCTCATTCTTGCTTTGATCGCACTCCTTAGCAACGTAGTTTGGGCCGTTGCAGGAAAGCTACTTCAATCGCAATTCCAGAGATATGGCAAAGTCATCAATATGAGCTTAGCAGCAGCTCTGATCTATTGTGCGACACAGTTATTTACTTAA
- the prpF gene encoding 2-methylaconitate cis-trans isomerase PrpF, with protein sequence MSNNTPNQTSQIKVPATYMRGGTSKGVFFNLEDLPQEAQVAGAARDKLLLRVIGSPDPYAKQIDGMGGATSSTSKTVIVSRSSRADHDVDYLFGQVSIDKPFVDWSGNCGNLSAAVGPFAIHAGLIPQDRIPENGIVTVRVWQVNISKTILIHVPIVNGFVQETGEFELDGVTFPAAEIQVDFVDPSDGEGSMFPTGNLVDDLVVPDVGTFNATFINAGIPTIFIDAESIGYQGTELQDDINNDDTALAMFESIRAYGALKMGLISDLEEAQTRQHTPKIAFVSKPKSYLSSSGKAVNESDIDVLVRALSMGKLHHAMMGTAAVAIASAACVPGTLVNLAAGGGEKESVTFGHPSGTLKVGAQAKQTEQGWVVQKAIMSRSARILMEGFVRVPFYVFD encoded by the coding sequence ATGTCAAATAATACTCCGAATCAAACAAGCCAAATAAAAGTGCCCGCGACGTACATGCGTGGCGGCACGAGTAAAGGTGTCTTTTTCAACCTAGAGGATTTACCTCAAGAAGCGCAAGTGGCTGGAGCCGCACGTGACAAACTGTTGCTACGCGTTATTGGCAGCCCTGATCCTTACGCGAAGCAAATTGATGGCATGGGGGGCGCGACGTCAAGCACCAGTAAAACAGTGATTGTTTCGCGCAGCAGCAGAGCCGATCACGATGTTGACTACTTATTTGGCCAAGTGTCGATCGACAAACCATTCGTCGATTGGAGTGGTAACTGCGGCAACTTGTCTGCCGCTGTCGGTCCTTTCGCCATTCATGCTGGTCTGATCCCACAAGACCGTATTCCAGAAAATGGCATTGTGACGGTGCGTGTTTGGCAAGTGAACATAAGCAAAACGATTTTGATTCACGTGCCAATCGTCAATGGTTTCGTCCAAGAAACCGGAGAGTTTGAACTCGATGGTGTCACGTTTCCAGCGGCAGAGATTCAAGTGGATTTTGTTGATCCTTCCGATGGCGAAGGAAGTATGTTCCCAACGGGTAACTTAGTTGATGATTTGGTGGTGCCGGATGTGGGTACGTTCAACGCGACCTTTATTAACGCGGGCATACCAACCATTTTTATTGATGCTGAATCGATAGGATACCAGGGCACCGAGCTGCAAGACGATATCAACAACGATGACACAGCATTAGCGATGTTCGAATCCATCCGTGCATATGGCGCGTTAAAAATGGGCCTGATTTCTGATTTAGAAGAAGCTCAAACACGCCAACATACGCCGAAAATAGCGTTTGTTTCTAAACCGAAAAGTTACCTGTCTTCAAGTGGTAAAGCCGTTAATGAGTCGGATATTGATGTGCTCGTTCGCGCGCTGTCGATGGGCAAGCTACATCATGCAATGATGGGAACAGCAGCCGTTGCTATCGCTTCTGCTGCGTGTGTGCCCGGAACGTTAGTGAATTTAGCCGCTGGTGGCGGTGAAAAAGAGTCCGTGACTTTTGGTCACCCGTCAGGAACGTTAAAAGTTGGGGCACAAGCGAAGCAAACTGAGCAGGGCTGGGTGGTGCAAAAAGCCATTATGAGCCGAAGTGCGAGAATACTGATGGAGGGATTTGTGCGTGTACCCTTCTATGTCTTCGATTAA
- the queE gene encoding 7-carboxy-7-deazaguanine synthase QueE: protein MFETIQGEGIFTGVPAVFVRLQECPVGCSWCDTKQTWYADENDQRQIGDILVKTEDSPTWCVASAENIVEQYQQQGFNAKHIVITGGEPCIYDLRPLTKAFEDMGCQCQIETSGTSEVITSENTWVTVSPKVAMKGKLPVLNSALERANEIKHPVGTQKDIDHLDDLLANANVAAETIIALQPISQKPRATQLCIDTCIARNWRLSVQTHKYLSIA from the coding sequence ATGTTTGAAACCATCCAAGGGGAAGGGATTTTCACTGGAGTCCCTGCTGTTTTTGTTCGGCTTCAAGAGTGTCCGGTTGGTTGCTCATGGTGCGATACCAAACAGACGTGGTATGCAGATGAGAATGATCAACGTCAAATAGGCGATATTCTGGTGAAAACGGAAGACTCTCCGACTTGGTGTGTTGCATCTGCCGAGAACATCGTAGAGCAATACCAACAGCAAGGCTTTAATGCTAAGCATATCGTGATTACTGGTGGAGAGCCTTGTATTTATGATCTGCGCCCTTTAACAAAGGCGTTTGAAGATATGGGGTGCCAATGCCAAATTGAAACCAGTGGCACATCAGAAGTGATTACTTCAGAAAATACGTGGGTGACAGTGTCACCAAAAGTGGCGATGAAAGGTAAATTGCCAGTGCTTAATAGCGCGTTAGAGCGAGCAAATGAGATTAAGCATCCAGTCGGCACCCAGAAAGACATCGACCACCTTGATGACCTTTTAGCAAATGCGAACGTAGCGGCTGAGACTATCATTGCACTACAACCAATTAGCCAGAAGCCTCGTGCTACGCAATTGTGTATTGATACGTGCATTGCCCGCAATTGGCGTTTGTCTGTTCAAACTCATAAATATTTGAGTATTGCTTAG